One window from the genome of Bradyrhizobium xenonodulans encodes:
- the fliL gene encoding flagellar basal body-associated protein FliL, producing the protein MAENEAEGGAATEGAEAAPPKNKLKLIIMAVGLLAVLGGGAATWFFFFRHGDDEHHAEAAPPPKPPAFVDVPDIMVNLAGAPGERVQYLKLKIVLELKEEKQIEAIKPTMPRITDIFQTYVRELRSSDLNGSAGVFRLKEELTKRVNAAVSPVQVSAVLFKEVVIQ; encoded by the coding sequence ATGGCAGAGAACGAAGCTGAAGGCGGCGCAGCCACTGAGGGCGCAGAAGCCGCTCCGCCGAAGAACAAGCTCAAGCTCATCATCATGGCCGTCGGCCTGCTCGCCGTGCTCGGCGGCGGTGCTGCGACCTGGTTCTTCTTCTTCCGCCATGGCGACGACGAGCATCACGCCGAGGCGGCGCCGCCGCCGAAGCCGCCGGCCTTCGTCGACGTGCCCGACATCATGGTCAACCTCGCCGGCGCGCCGGGCGAGCGCGTGCAATATCTGAAGCTCAAGATCGTGCTGGAGCTGAAGGAAGAGAAGCAGATCGAGGCGATCAAGCCGACGATGCCGCGCATCACCGACATCTTCCAGACCTATGTGCGCGAATTGCGCTCCTCCGACCTCAACGGCTCCGCCGGTGTCTTCCGCCTCAAGGAAGAGCTGACCAAGCGCGTCAACGCGGCGGTTTCTCCGGTCCAGGTCAGCGCGGTGCTGTTCAAGGAAGTCGTGATCCAGTGA